The region TCGGACGATTCAGCGGGCTAAACGGACGGGGCGGAAGCACGACACCGCCGATCGAACGCGACTCTTGCGTGACGTATTCTTCTTCCTTCTCCGCGCCAGGCTTGACCGATAGTTCCAGCACAATGTCGGACGTGTCGTTGCGCGTCCACTGCTTGCTTCGCAGCTTGGCATCGACCGCGGAAAGAAACGCCGATTCGTCTTCCGCTTTCAAGCCGGTAAAACTTGTGACGACACGCACCGAACGACCAGGGGCGAGTTCGTAAATTGTGTTTGGATCGACCGAGTCGGCCGAAAGAATCGCCGCTTCGTGCGGCAACCGATTGATCGTGAGCGTGCTCGACTGCTTGTCGGCAAAGAACGCGAACATGCGATCGTCGTACATGTCTTTCGCCGTTGGCCGGGCCCCATACGTCCACAGCGGCAGACCACGCTCGACATCGTAAACGGTCTCGTCGACTTGCAGGAAGTCTCCGACCCATTTCAGTTCTGCGTCGCCAGTCTTCGAGACCGGCACGGTGTTGATCGGCGAACCATCTTGCATGTTATAGATGGCCAACTTGTCGAGCAGCTTCGCGGCAACTTTACTTCCGTCCGCCGACATCGCGACACGATAGACCGAAGAGCCTGGCGTAATACTACCGACGATCTTTCCGGTGGCCGTATCGAGAAAGCCGATGTTCTCTTTCGCCGGATAGGCCATCAATTCGCCTAGCGGCGAGAAGCTGACGTTCTGCGAATGTTGCAGCTCGCCCCGGAACTGAGCCTTCGGCGCCGGGCCGCTGAGATCCCAGAACGTTAGCTGCTTGTCCTTGGTGATCACCGCCAGGCGGTCGTTGCCCAGGAACGTGGCCGAAACAAACTCTTTCCACTTTCCGCCCCCAACGGTGAACTGATAAAGGGGCGTGATCGTGTGGCCGTCGACTTGAAAAATGGCCATGTCGTTGCCGGTATCCCACCCTTCGATATGCACCGCCGCAATCTTCGCCGCATTCGGAGCAACCGCGGCAAGACGATAGGAATCGTCGAAGTGAATCATGTCCGAGTTTTGCTGTGTCTTGGCGTCGTAAATCATGAAGTTGCCGTAATT is a window of Bremerella sp. TYQ1 DNA encoding:
- a CDS encoding SHD1 domain-containing protein, which produces MIPSARSLTCFAWITLSCVLFPLSTIDAGEPTGALAKYAENRNWVDDTGKFQIGGKLKSATAEEVQIQKTDGRVITVPLAKLSEKDQTFIQEFLKAESAQSDPSNPFAGGEVPNPFAGGTPVRSPAAMPTQPQKSLSGESQGSLPRKVNAISAGARPLSLAPGREFWSVSPPVALPKLDLPDAIVSLPIGKPFFAKSAMMAAGRGPKVFVNVYQEGRKPEENYGNFMIYDAKTQQNSDMIHFDDSYRLAAVAPNAAKIAAVHIEGWDTGNDMAIFQVDGHTITPLYQFTVGGGKWKEFVSATFLGNDRLAVITKDKQLTFWDLSGPAPKAQFRGELQHSQNVSFSPLGELMAYPAKENIGFLDTATGKIVGSITPGSSVYRVAMSADGSKVAAKLLDKLAIYNMQDGSPINTVPVSKTGDAELKWVGDFLQVDETVYDVERGLPLWTYGARPTAKDMYDDRMFAFFADKQSSTLTINRLPHEAAILSADSVDPNTIYELAPGRSVRVVTSFTGLKAEDESAFLSAVDAKLRSKQWTRNDTSDIVLELSVKPGAEKEEEYVTQESRSIGGVVLPPRPFSPLNRPTGPTEKVKYRPWIHSLVIKKGNDVLYKSDYARGAPSNFRTEDGESTQAALLKLINPDPQWVGRLQPPSYLLRADMKDGLGKSNITASGLN